One segment of Nothobranchius furzeri strain GRZ-AD chromosome 13, NfurGRZ-RIMD1, whole genome shotgun sequence DNA contains the following:
- the aadac gene encoding arylacetamide deacetylase codes for MRPGGIVLIVAFCSFTAYYIYEPIPEEIEERWKLMLTNSFFRTLSHLADLSELMGLKDYMGVMYAITFLERIAPVSDEYVEVTEETLDGVEVMLYQPKQQRGNADLRRAVIYLHGGGWCLGSSRMSPYDLLARKIVTELNAVVLSVEYRLAPAHHFPVPYEDVYRVVKHFLQMGVLARFSVDPRRVAVSGDSAGGNLAAAVSQQLQKEPGQKIKLKAQALLYPALQALDLNTPSYQQNQDMPILPRTLMVRFWSEYFTSDKTLFRAMMANTHNSPETSKLLKFVNWSTFLPETYHKDYNYSTPAVAQEVEVRVDGIDEPSRSFADPRASPLLVPDTHLYSLPKAYILTCEYDVLRDDGMMYATRLHAAGVEVTHEHYDTGFHGALMFTVWPTDFLIARRMTANYIKWLKENL; via the exons ATGAGGCCGGGCGGCATCGTTTTAATCGTCGCTTTCTGCTCCTTTACCGCTTATTACATCTATGAGCCAATTCCCGAGGAGATAGAGGAGAGATGGAAACTCATGCTGACCAACTCGTTcttcagaactctcagtcacctg gcGGATCTTAGTGAATTAATGGGCCTGAAGGACTATATGGGGGTAATGTATGCCATTACTTTCTTAGAAAGGATTGCACCTGTGTCTGATGAGTATGTTGAGGTGACAGAAGAGACGTTGGATGGGGTGGAGGTGATGCTGTACCAGCCGAAGCAGCAGCGTGGCAACGCTGATCTCAGAAGAGCTGTTATTTACCTGCACGGCGGAGGATGGTGTCTGGGGAGTTCTC GAATGAGTCCGTATGATCTCCTGGCCAGAAAAATCGTCACTGAGCTGAATGCAGTAGTCCTTTCTGTAGA ATACCGCCTCGCCCCCGCCCACCACTTCCCTGTCCCGTATGAGGATGTTTACCGTGTGGTCAAACATTTCCTCCAGATGGGGGTGCTGGCCCGGTTCTCTGTGGACCCAAGGCGTGTTGCTGTGTCGGGGGATAGTGCTGGAGGGAACCTTGCAGCTGCTGTCTCCCAGCAG TTGCAGAAAGAGCCTGGACAGAAGATCAAGTTAAAAGCTCAAGCCCTCCTCTACCCTGCCCTGCAGGCTTTAGACCTCAACACACCATCATACCAGCAGAATCAAGACATGCCCATTCTGCCACGTACTCTCATGGTGCGGTTCTGGAGTGAGTATTTCACTAGTGACAAGACCCTCTTTAGAGCCATGATGGCAAACACACACAACAGTCCTGAGACCTCGAAGCTTCTCAAGTTTGTCAACTGGAGCACCTTTTTACCAGAAACTTATCATAAAGACTACAACTACAGTACTCCTGCTGTGGCACAGGAAGTGGAAGTGAGGGTTGATGGGATAGACGAACCTTCTCGGTCTTTTGCCGACCCCAGGGCATCGCCCTTGTTGGTCCCAGACACACATTTATACTCCCTACCCAAGGCCTACATTCTGACATGTGAGTATGACGTTCTCAGAGATGACGGAATGATGTACGCCACGCGGCTCCACGCAGCCGGTGTCGAGGTGACGCACGAACACTACGACACAGGATTTCACGGAGCCCTGATGTTCACCGTGTGGCCAACGGACTTTCTGATTGCACGCCGCATGACAGCAAACTATATTAAATGGCTCAAAGAAAATTTGTAG